From the genome of Triticum aestivum cultivar Chinese Spring chromosome 3B, IWGSC CS RefSeq v2.1, whole genome shotgun sequence, one region includes:
- the LOC123068484 gene encoding receptor-like protein 4 isoform X2, which produces MRLLLLLLPLLAAAAAGAARDSDDPFLSGAQANHSYNIDCGGAADFTSAFGRRWLADRFFSAGGNAGMVAEPHRFPQPQERTLRFFPPSSAGKSSCYSLPLAPGRYYLRVFSVYDNYNSKLRSPSFDVSAAATLVLSFRSPWPETAARYGAYSDLIFPSDSSSDSDATDVCFYSLSTDAPVVASIEVAPVHPLAYDGATTGADVVLVNYGRLTCGNGLFGPGFTNDSDAFSRVWQAGTDFRNNDLTYDAITAGGRKIFGSNQPPNYFPTKMYRSAVTTGGDASNEIEYLMPVDTRMSYMVWLHFAEIDAGVRAPGQRVFDVMLAGRNVTRIDIFKQVGGFTAFKWTYIVENLTSSTMSVRLVPVVGRPILCGLENYAMVPLETRTVPHQAAMKALKDSLKIPARMGWNGDPCAPRTWDAWEGVTCHPGNKGLVITQLDLASQGLKGFITDEISHLTDLVSLNLSSNSLTGSLPPGLGQPSLATLDLSSNQFTGSIPGTIGSSKLQTVLLNSNALDGQVPEKLYSVGVHGGVIDLSGNKGLCGVPTLPACALFWEKGGLNKTGKIALGASFGLLLLVILIVVYIVCIRRGPYDYDFEFPQDLTSISAISAKRNRYQRAKSVMLAEMDAHNTDGFYTNGNGNTR; this is translated from the exons atgcggctcctcctcctcctgctcccgctCCTCGCCGCCGCGGCTGCCGGCGCCGCCCGCGACTCCGACGACCCCTTTCTCTCCGGCG CGCAGGCGAACCACAGCTACAACATCGactgcggcggcgcggcggactTCACCTCCGCCTTCGGCCGCCGCTGGCTGGCGGACCGCTTCTTCTCGGCGGGGGGCAACGCGGGGATGGTCGCCGAGCCGCACCGCTTCCCGCAGCCGCAGGAGCGCACGCTGCGCTTCTTCCCGCCCTCCTCCGCCGGCAAGTCCTCCTGCTACTCCCTCCCGCTCGCCCCCGGCCGCTACTACCTCCGCGTCTTCTCCGTCTACGACAACTACAACTCCAAGCTCCGCTCCCCGTCCTTCGAcgtctccgccgccgccacgcTCGTGCTCTCCTTCCGCTCCCCGTGGCCCGAGACCGCCGCGCGCTACGGGGCCTACTCCGACCTCATCTTCCCCTCCGACTCCTCCTCCGACTCCGACGCCACCGACGTCTGCTTCTACTCGCTctccaccgacgcccccgtcgtcGCCTCCATCGAGGTCGCCCCCGTCCACCCGCTCGCCTACGACGGCGCCACCACCGGCGCCGACGTCGTCCTCGTCAACTACGGCCGCCTCACCTGCGGGAACGGCCTCTTCGGCCCGGGCTTCACCAACGACTCCGACGCCTTCTCCAGGGTCTGGCAGGCCGGCACAGATTTCCGGAACAACGACCTCACCTACGACGCCATCACTGCCGGAGGGAGGAAGATTTTCGGCAGCAACCAGCCGCCCAATTACTTCCCCACCAAGATGTACAGGTCGGCGGTGACCACGGGCGGGGACGCCTCCAACGAGATCGAGTACCTGATGCCGGTGGACACGAGGATGTCCTACATGGTCTGGCTGCATTTCGCCGAGATCGACGCCGGGGTCAGGGCCCCTGGCCAGAGGGTGTTCGACGTAATGCTTGCCGGCAGGAATGTGACCAGGATCGACATCTTCAAGCAGGTCGGAGGGTTCACGGCCTTCAAGTGGACATACATTGTGGAGAACCTGACCAGCTCCACCATGAGCGTCAGGCTTGTGCCGGTGGTGGGGCGGCCGATTCTGTGCGGGCTCGAGAATTACGCAATGGTGCCCCTTGAGACGAGGACGGTGCCGCACCAAG CTGCGATGAAGGCCCTGAAGGATTCACTGAAAATTCCAGCAAGGATGGGGTGGAACGGGGATCCATGCGCGCCGAGGACGTGGGATGCATGGGAGGGAGTTACTTGCCATCCCGGTAACAAAGGGCTTGTGATCACTCAGCT GGATCTTGCAAGTCAAGGACTGAAAGGTTTCATCACTGATGAAATAAGTCATCTGACAGACTTGGTAAGCTT GAACTTGAGCTCTAATTCCTTGACCGGAAGCTTGCCACCAGGTTTAGGCCAACCTTCACTTGCAACACT GGATCTGTCGTCGAACCAGTTTACTGGGAGTATTCCTGGCACCATAGGCTCATCTAAATTACAGACTGT TCTACTAAACAGCAATGCACTTGATGGGCAAGTTCCAGAAAAGCTTTATTCCGTTGGCGTACATGGTGGGGTGATAGA TCTCTCAGGTAATAAAGGCCTGTGTGGGGTGCCTACTCTACCCGCTTGTGCATTATTCTGGGAGAAAGGAGGGTTGAACAAAACCGGCAAAATTGCACTTGGAGCCTCGTTTGGACTTCTTCTGCTTGTTATACTTATAGTGGTCTACATAGTGTGCATAAGACGGGGGCCATACGATTATGATTTCGAGTTCCCTCAAGATTTGACCT CGATATCAGCAATCTCCGCGAAAAGGAACAGGTATCAGCGGGCAAAGTCCGTGATGCTGGCAGAGATGGACGCCCACAACACGGATGGTTTCTACACGAACGGGAACGGGAACACTCGATAA
- the LOC123068484 gene encoding receptor-like protein 4 isoform X1, whose protein sequence is MRLLLLLLPLLAAAAAGAARDSDDPFLSGAQANHSYNIDCGGAADFTSAFGRRWLADRFFSAGGNAGMVAEPHRFPQPQERTLRFFPPSSAGKSSCYSLPLAPGRYYLRVFSVYDNYNSKLRSPSFDVSAAATLVLSFRSPWPETAARYGAYSDLIFPSDSSSDSDATDVCFYSLSTDAPVVASIEVAPVHPLAYDGATTGADVVLVNYGRLTCGNGLFGPGFTNDSDAFSRVWQAGTDFRNNDLTYDAITAGGRKIFGSNQPPNYFPTKMYRSAVTTGGDASNEIEYLMPVDTRMSYMVWLHFAEIDAGVRAPGQRVFDVMLAGRNVTRIDIFKQVGGFTAFKWTYIVENLTSSTMSVRLVPVVGRPILCGLENYAMVPLETRTVPHQAAAMKALKDSLKIPARMGWNGDPCAPRTWDAWEGVTCHPGNKGLVITQLDLASQGLKGFITDEISHLTDLVSLNLSSNSLTGSLPPGLGQPSLATLDLSSNQFTGSIPGTIGSSKLQTVLLNSNALDGQVPEKLYSVGVHGGVIDLSGNKGLCGVPTLPACALFWEKGGLNKTGKIALGASFGLLLLVILIVVYIVCIRRGPYDYDFEFPQDLTSISAISAKRNRYQRAKSVMLAEMDAHNTDGFYTNGNGNTR, encoded by the exons atgcggctcctcctcctcctgctcccgctCCTCGCCGCCGCGGCTGCCGGCGCCGCCCGCGACTCCGACGACCCCTTTCTCTCCGGCG CGCAGGCGAACCACAGCTACAACATCGactgcggcggcgcggcggactTCACCTCCGCCTTCGGCCGCCGCTGGCTGGCGGACCGCTTCTTCTCGGCGGGGGGCAACGCGGGGATGGTCGCCGAGCCGCACCGCTTCCCGCAGCCGCAGGAGCGCACGCTGCGCTTCTTCCCGCCCTCCTCCGCCGGCAAGTCCTCCTGCTACTCCCTCCCGCTCGCCCCCGGCCGCTACTACCTCCGCGTCTTCTCCGTCTACGACAACTACAACTCCAAGCTCCGCTCCCCGTCCTTCGAcgtctccgccgccgccacgcTCGTGCTCTCCTTCCGCTCCCCGTGGCCCGAGACCGCCGCGCGCTACGGGGCCTACTCCGACCTCATCTTCCCCTCCGACTCCTCCTCCGACTCCGACGCCACCGACGTCTGCTTCTACTCGCTctccaccgacgcccccgtcgtcGCCTCCATCGAGGTCGCCCCCGTCCACCCGCTCGCCTACGACGGCGCCACCACCGGCGCCGACGTCGTCCTCGTCAACTACGGCCGCCTCACCTGCGGGAACGGCCTCTTCGGCCCGGGCTTCACCAACGACTCCGACGCCTTCTCCAGGGTCTGGCAGGCCGGCACAGATTTCCGGAACAACGACCTCACCTACGACGCCATCACTGCCGGAGGGAGGAAGATTTTCGGCAGCAACCAGCCGCCCAATTACTTCCCCACCAAGATGTACAGGTCGGCGGTGACCACGGGCGGGGACGCCTCCAACGAGATCGAGTACCTGATGCCGGTGGACACGAGGATGTCCTACATGGTCTGGCTGCATTTCGCCGAGATCGACGCCGGGGTCAGGGCCCCTGGCCAGAGGGTGTTCGACGTAATGCTTGCCGGCAGGAATGTGACCAGGATCGACATCTTCAAGCAGGTCGGAGGGTTCACGGCCTTCAAGTGGACATACATTGTGGAGAACCTGACCAGCTCCACCATGAGCGTCAGGCTTGTGCCGGTGGTGGGGCGGCCGATTCTGTGCGGGCTCGAGAATTACGCAATGGTGCCCCTTGAGACGAGGACGGTGCCGCACCAAG CAGCTGCGATGAAGGCCCTGAAGGATTCACTGAAAATTCCAGCAAGGATGGGGTGGAACGGGGATCCATGCGCGCCGAGGACGTGGGATGCATGGGAGGGAGTTACTTGCCATCCCGGTAACAAAGGGCTTGTGATCACTCAGCT GGATCTTGCAAGTCAAGGACTGAAAGGTTTCATCACTGATGAAATAAGTCATCTGACAGACTTGGTAAGCTT GAACTTGAGCTCTAATTCCTTGACCGGAAGCTTGCCACCAGGTTTAGGCCAACCTTCACTTGCAACACT GGATCTGTCGTCGAACCAGTTTACTGGGAGTATTCCTGGCACCATAGGCTCATCTAAATTACAGACTGT TCTACTAAACAGCAATGCACTTGATGGGCAAGTTCCAGAAAAGCTTTATTCCGTTGGCGTACATGGTGGGGTGATAGA TCTCTCAGGTAATAAAGGCCTGTGTGGGGTGCCTACTCTACCCGCTTGTGCATTATTCTGGGAGAAAGGAGGGTTGAACAAAACCGGCAAAATTGCACTTGGAGCCTCGTTTGGACTTCTTCTGCTTGTTATACTTATAGTGGTCTACATAGTGTGCATAAGACGGGGGCCATACGATTATGATTTCGAGTTCCCTCAAGATTTGACCT CGATATCAGCAATCTCCGCGAAAAGGAACAGGTATCAGCGGGCAAAGTCCGTGATGCTGGCAGAGATGGACGCCCACAACACGGATGGTTTCTACACGAACGGGAACGGGAACACTCGATAA